The following proteins come from a genomic window of Cherax quadricarinatus isolate ZL_2023a chromosome 39, ASM3850222v1, whole genome shotgun sequence:
- the LOC128696361 gene encoding integral membrane protein DGCR2/IDD isoform X2 — protein sequence MHFKKNQNLNTDIVHCLLTPKEEDNQWNIPGIAYPGAVSSWECIALDGERIPNGETYVPGPDYCTVCKCDEGKPRVCQAVLCQPPQDCKSFRLGRTCCDFICLDNMLPHLPGGGGNNPSTDLGLRMVASAVTAILSLALLLFLIHRLRQRRIRAQQQYYEDQLDSPSGPNPDSCHNNACCHNAAYCNGNDHVDLFLDGHTPPYSLWKPPSFYFSHEDAPPPYSEVVGSSYRLPEASNSLPSLGPLMVQLGPPPGESSDNNGGALALIGAIGGSFRRPCSSSHAPHNVASEGAKGGQITLRSDEVYEDADGIPDDLPPPYYPPVQPLNDLNRGTEVRVVGETLPTCNNARGSVTAASQECACGAEDPSCSLCAPPAPTTSRNEETMHQQPSTPPRRLRSREHRSSLVQREGERTSTLEEFQLCLAMDISDSSISSDVPTRTFSSSSEDSTSMDTTSEMR from the exons ATATTGTGCACTGCCTCTTAACCCCGAAGGAGGAGGACAACCAATGGAACATTCCTGGGATAGCTTACCCAG GGGCTGTATCTTCATGGGAATGTATCGCGCTGGATGGAGAGCGTATTCCCAATGGGGAGACATATGTCCCTGGTCCAGACTATTGTACTGTTTGCAAATGTGATGAAGGCAAACCTCGTGTCTGCCAAGCTGTACTCTGTCAACCACCGCAA gATTGTAAGTCCTTTCGCTTAGGACGCACATGCTGTGACTTCATATGTCTGGATAATATGCTTCCTCACCTGCCGGGTGGCGGTGGAAACAACCCATCCACAGACCTAGGGCTCCGTATGGTTGCTTCTGCTGTGACTGCAATACTTTCCCTTGCTCTACTTCTGTTTCTTATACACAGGCTGAGACAGCGTCGGATAAGAG CTCAGCAGCAGTATTACGAAGACCAGTTAGACTCTCCAAGTGGTCCCAACCCTGACTCTTGCCACAACAATGCTTGCTGCCATAATGCTGCATATTGCAATGGAAATGATCATGTTGATTTATTTTTAGATGGTCATACACCTCCTTATTCTCTGTGGAAGCCTCCCTCATTTTATTTTTCACATGAGGATGCTCCACCACCCTATAGTGAAGTGGTGGGTAGCTCATATAGATTACCAGAGGCCAGTAATTCTCTGCCTTCACTGGGCCCACTCATGGTACAACTTGGACCACCACCTGGTGAATCGTCAGATAACAACGGAGGGGCCTTAGCCCTGATTGGTGCCATTGGTGGCAGCTTTAGGAGGCCCTGCTCTTCCTCACATGCACCTCATAACGTCGCCTCTGAAGGTGCCAAGGGAGGACAGATTACACTTAGATCTGATGAAGTATATGAAGATGCAGATGGTATCCCAGATGATCTTCCTCCTCCCTACTATCCACCAGTACAACCTCTGAATGATCTTAACCGTGGCACTGAGGTCAGAGTTGTTGGGGAAACACTACCTACTTGCAATAATGCTAGGGGCTCAGTTACCGCAGCATCTCAGGAGTGTGCATGTGGAGCTGAAGATCCTAGCTGCAGTCTTTGTGCTCCTCCTGCACCTACTACCTCTAGGAATGAGGAAACTATGCACCAACAACCCTCAACACCTCCAAGAAG GCTGCGTTCTCGAGAACATCGTTCATCGTTGGTTCAGAGAGAAGGGGAACGTACCTCTACCTTGGAAGAGTTCCAGCTTTGCCTCGCCATGGACATATCTGACTCTTCAATTTCATCTGACGTTCCTACACGtacattttcttcttcttctgaaGATTCTACCTCCATGGATACAACATCAGAAATGCGGTGA
- the LOC128696361 gene encoding integral membrane protein DGCR2/IDD isoform X1 produces MLNILLLYFVVQGADIVHCLLTPKEEDNQWNIPGIAYPGAVSSWECIALDGERIPNGETYVPGPDYCTVCKCDEGKPRVCQAVLCQPPQDCKSFRLGRTCCDFICLDNMLPHLPGGGGNNPSTDLGLRMVASAVTAILSLALLLFLIHRLRQRRIRAQQQYYEDQLDSPSGPNPDSCHNNACCHNAAYCNGNDHVDLFLDGHTPPYSLWKPPSFYFSHEDAPPPYSEVVGSSYRLPEASNSLPSLGPLMVQLGPPPGESSDNNGGALALIGAIGGSFRRPCSSSHAPHNVASEGAKGGQITLRSDEVYEDADGIPDDLPPPYYPPVQPLNDLNRGTEVRVVGETLPTCNNARGSVTAASQECACGAEDPSCSLCAPPAPTTSRNEETMHQQPSTPPRRLRSREHRSSLVQREGERTSTLEEFQLCLAMDISDSSISSDVPTRTFSSSSEDSTSMDTTSEMR; encoded by the exons ATATTGTGCACTGCCTCTTAACCCCGAAGGAGGAGGACAACCAATGGAACATTCCTGGGATAGCTTACCCAG GGGCTGTATCTTCATGGGAATGTATCGCGCTGGATGGAGAGCGTATTCCCAATGGGGAGACATATGTCCCTGGTCCAGACTATTGTACTGTTTGCAAATGTGATGAAGGCAAACCTCGTGTCTGCCAAGCTGTACTCTGTCAACCACCGCAA gATTGTAAGTCCTTTCGCTTAGGACGCACATGCTGTGACTTCATATGTCTGGATAATATGCTTCCTCACCTGCCGGGTGGCGGTGGAAACAACCCATCCACAGACCTAGGGCTCCGTATGGTTGCTTCTGCTGTGACTGCAATACTTTCCCTTGCTCTACTTCTGTTTCTTATACACAGGCTGAGACAGCGTCGGATAAGAG CTCAGCAGCAGTATTACGAAGACCAGTTAGACTCTCCAAGTGGTCCCAACCCTGACTCTTGCCACAACAATGCTTGCTGCCATAATGCTGCATATTGCAATGGAAATGATCATGTTGATTTATTTTTAGATGGTCATACACCTCCTTATTCTCTGTGGAAGCCTCCCTCATTTTATTTTTCACATGAGGATGCTCCACCACCCTATAGTGAAGTGGTGGGTAGCTCATATAGATTACCAGAGGCCAGTAATTCTCTGCCTTCACTGGGCCCACTCATGGTACAACTTGGACCACCACCTGGTGAATCGTCAGATAACAACGGAGGGGCCTTAGCCCTGATTGGTGCCATTGGTGGCAGCTTTAGGAGGCCCTGCTCTTCCTCACATGCACCTCATAACGTCGCCTCTGAAGGTGCCAAGGGAGGACAGATTACACTTAGATCTGATGAAGTATATGAAGATGCAGATGGTATCCCAGATGATCTTCCTCCTCCCTACTATCCACCAGTACAACCTCTGAATGATCTTAACCGTGGCACTGAGGTCAGAGTTGTTGGGGAAACACTACCTACTTGCAATAATGCTAGGGGCTCAGTTACCGCAGCATCTCAGGAGTGTGCATGTGGAGCTGAAGATCCTAGCTGCAGTCTTTGTGCTCCTCCTGCACCTACTACCTCTAGGAATGAGGAAACTATGCACCAACAACCCTCAACACCTCCAAGAAG GCTGCGTTCTCGAGAACATCGTTCATCGTTGGTTCAGAGAGAAGGGGAACGTACCTCTACCTTGGAAGAGTTCCAGCTTTGCCTCGCCATGGACATATCTGACTCTTCAATTTCATCTGACGTTCCTACACGtacattttcttcttcttctgaaGATTCTACCTCCATGGATACAACATCAGAAATGCGGTGA
- the LOC128696361 gene encoding integral membrane protein DGCR2/IDD isoform X3, whose protein sequence is MLNILLLYFVVQGAGAVSSWECIALDGERIPNGETYVPGPDYCTVCKCDEGKPRVCQAVLCQPPQDCKSFRLGRTCCDFICLDNMLPHLPGGGGNNPSTDLGLRMVASAVTAILSLALLLFLIHRLRQRRIRAQQQYYEDQLDSPSGPNPDSCHNNACCHNAAYCNGNDHVDLFLDGHTPPYSLWKPPSFYFSHEDAPPPYSEVVGSSYRLPEASNSLPSLGPLMVQLGPPPGESSDNNGGALALIGAIGGSFRRPCSSSHAPHNVASEGAKGGQITLRSDEVYEDADGIPDDLPPPYYPPVQPLNDLNRGTEVRVVGETLPTCNNARGSVTAASQECACGAEDPSCSLCAPPAPTTSRNEETMHQQPSTPPRRLRSREHRSSLVQREGERTSTLEEFQLCLAMDISDSSISSDVPTRTFSSSSEDSTSMDTTSEMR, encoded by the exons GGGCTGTATCTTCATGGGAATGTATCGCGCTGGATGGAGAGCGTATTCCCAATGGGGAGACATATGTCCCTGGTCCAGACTATTGTACTGTTTGCAAATGTGATGAAGGCAAACCTCGTGTCTGCCAAGCTGTACTCTGTCAACCACCGCAA gATTGTAAGTCCTTTCGCTTAGGACGCACATGCTGTGACTTCATATGTCTGGATAATATGCTTCCTCACCTGCCGGGTGGCGGTGGAAACAACCCATCCACAGACCTAGGGCTCCGTATGGTTGCTTCTGCTGTGACTGCAATACTTTCCCTTGCTCTACTTCTGTTTCTTATACACAGGCTGAGACAGCGTCGGATAAGAG CTCAGCAGCAGTATTACGAAGACCAGTTAGACTCTCCAAGTGGTCCCAACCCTGACTCTTGCCACAACAATGCTTGCTGCCATAATGCTGCATATTGCAATGGAAATGATCATGTTGATTTATTTTTAGATGGTCATACACCTCCTTATTCTCTGTGGAAGCCTCCCTCATTTTATTTTTCACATGAGGATGCTCCACCACCCTATAGTGAAGTGGTGGGTAGCTCATATAGATTACCAGAGGCCAGTAATTCTCTGCCTTCACTGGGCCCACTCATGGTACAACTTGGACCACCACCTGGTGAATCGTCAGATAACAACGGAGGGGCCTTAGCCCTGATTGGTGCCATTGGTGGCAGCTTTAGGAGGCCCTGCTCTTCCTCACATGCACCTCATAACGTCGCCTCTGAAGGTGCCAAGGGAGGACAGATTACACTTAGATCTGATGAAGTATATGAAGATGCAGATGGTATCCCAGATGATCTTCCTCCTCCCTACTATCCACCAGTACAACCTCTGAATGATCTTAACCGTGGCACTGAGGTCAGAGTTGTTGGGGAAACACTACCTACTTGCAATAATGCTAGGGGCTCAGTTACCGCAGCATCTCAGGAGTGTGCATGTGGAGCTGAAGATCCTAGCTGCAGTCTTTGTGCTCCTCCTGCACCTACTACCTCTAGGAATGAGGAAACTATGCACCAACAACCCTCAACACCTCCAAGAAG GCTGCGTTCTCGAGAACATCGTTCATCGTTGGTTCAGAGAGAAGGGGAACGTACCTCTACCTTGGAAGAGTTCCAGCTTTGCCTCGCCATGGACATATCTGACTCTTCAATTTCATCTGACGTTCCTACACGtacattttcttcttcttctgaaGATTCTACCTCCATGGATACAACATCAGAAATGCGGTGA